A window of the Ipomoea triloba cultivar NCNSP0323 chromosome 14, ASM357664v1 genome harbors these coding sequences:
- the LOC116004559 gene encoding glutamate-1-semialdehyde 2,1-aminomutase, chloroplastic-like produces MAASTGLGLSYSWPSKLTHNHVSPPSPRRWISSSSPSTTIRMAVSSVDEKQKTFTLQKSEEAFNKAKELMPGGVNSPVRAFKSVGGQPIVMDSVKGAYMWDIDGNKYIDYVGSWGPAIIGHADDEVLAALAETMKKGTSFGAPCLLENALAEMVIEAVPCIEMVRFVNSGTEACMGVLRLARAFTGREKLIKFEGCYHGHADPFLVKAGSGVATLGLPDSPGVPRAATYETLTAPYNDISAVESLFQANKGEIAAIILEPVVGNAGFIPPKPEFLNALRKITKENDTLLIFDEVMTGFRLSYGGAQEYFGITPDLTTLGKIIGGGLPVGAYGGRRDIMEMVAPAGPMYQAGTLSGNPLAMTAGIHTLKRLKEPGSYEYLKNITGELIEGIVDAGKKAGHAISGGYISGMFGFFFMDGPVYNFADAKNSDTAKFGRFFRGMLEEGVYFAPSQFEAGFTSLAHTPEDIQNTIAAAERVFKKL; encoded by the exons ATGGCTGCTTCAACTGGACTCGGGTTATCCTATTCTTGGCCATCGAAATTGACCCACAACCACGTATCGCCGCCCTCTCCCCGCCGCTGGATTTCCTCCTCTTCTCCGTCCACAACCATCAGGATGGCGGTGTCGTCAGTTGACGAGAAGCAGAAAACTTTTACCCTCCAGAAATCCGAAGAAGCTTTCAATAAAGCGAAG GAGCTGATGCCTGGAGGTGTGAATTCGCCTGTACGTGCTTTCAAATCTGTTGGTGGTCAGCCTATTGTGATGGATTCTGTGAAGGGCGCGTATATGTGGGATATAGATGGAAATAAGTACATTGACTATGTTGGTTCCTGGGGCCCAGCTATCATTGGCCATGCAGATGATGAG gTGTTGGCAGCATTGGCCGAAACAATGAAGAAGGGAACAAGCTTCGGTGCTCCCTGTCTCCTCGAAAACGCCTTGGCCGAGATGGTCATTGAAGCTGTTCCATGTATAGAAATGGTTCGGTTTGTTAACTCGGGCACAGAGGCTTGCATGGGTGTACTGCGATTGGCTCGCGCTTTCACGGGACGAGAAAAGTTAATCAAATTCGAGGGTTGCTACCATGGGCATGCAGATCCTTTTCTTGTTAAAGCAGGCAGCGGGGTTGCCACGTTAGGGCTTCCTGACTCACCTGGAGTTCCCAGAGCAGCAACGTATGAAACACTCACTGCCCCCTATAACGATATTTCGGCTGTAGAGAGCCTCTTTCAGGCCAACAAAGGGGAAATCGCTGCCATTATTCTGGAGCCTGTAGTTGGAAACGCGGGCTTTATTCCACCGAAGCCTGAATTTCTCAACGCGCTACGCAAGATCACCAAAGAGAACGATACTCTCCTCATCTTTGACGAAGTTATGACTGGATTTCGCCTGTCATATGGTGGGGCCCAGGAGTATTTTGGCATAACCCCTGATTTGACAACGCTCGGGAAGATCATTGGTGGCGGCCTGCCTGTCGGGGCATACGGCGGAAGGAGGGATATTATGGAGATGGTAGCGCCTGCTGGACCTATGTATCAGGCCGGGACGTTGAGTGGAAACCCATTAGCAATGACAGCGGGAATCCACACGCTAAAGCGGTTAAAGGAGCCAGGAAGCTACGAGTACTTGAAAAACATCACCGGTGAACTAATCGAGGGCATTGTGGATGCAGGAAAGAAGGCTGGTCATGCAATTTCCGGTGGGTATATCAGTGGCATGTTCGGTTTCTTCTTCATGGATGGCCCCGTTTACAACTTTGCCGATGCAAAGAATAGCGACACTGCGAAATTCGGGAGGTTCTTCAGAGGAATGTTAGAGGAAGGCGTCTATTTTGCGCCTTCCCAGTTTGAAGCTGGATTCACGAGCTTAGCGCATACTCCCGAGGATATTCAAAACACGATAGCTGCTGCTGAGAGGGTTTTCAAGAAACTCTGA